CTGGACGATCGCCGGGTAGACGCCGCCGATCAGCACCGCCGAGAGCGCCATCAGGCCGAAGCCGATCAGGGCCGGCACCCAGGTGCGGCGCAGCGGGGTCAGGAAGAACATCACGGCGCAGATGACCGCGACGAAGAACAGGATGGTCTTGGCCGGCAGGAAGGCGTTGGCGTCCACGTAGCGCAGGCCGGTCCAGCCGTCCACGCCCTTGTAGGAGCCGGTCTTGACCGCCAGCGCGTACCGGTCCAGCCAGTAGGCCGCCGCCTTGAGCAGGACGAAGACACCGAGCAGCACGGCCAGGTGCCCCTGGGCACCGACGCTGGCGCGCCGGCCGGGGCCCTGCAGCCGCAGGCCGCCGTACAGGTAGTGCACCAGGACCGAGGCCAGCAGCGCGACGATCACCGCGCTGAAGGCGAAGCCGAGCATGAACTCGTAGAACGGCAGCTCGAAGGCGTAGAAGGAGACGTCCAGGTTGAACTGGCTGTCCTTGACCCCGAAGGAGGTGCCGTTGGTGAACAGCAGCCAGGTCCGCCACTGGCCGGAGGCGGCGGCGCCGGCGATCAGGCCGACCACCAGCGTGACGCCGATCAGCGCCCAGCGCTTGAACGGGGCGATCCCGGACCGGTAGCGGTCCAGGCTCTGCTGCTCGACCGACATCGCGGACAGCGGCGGGCGCAGCCGGTGGGCCAGCCAGATGTTGGCGCCGACGAACAGCGCCACCAGCAGGCCCACGACGGCGAACAGCCCGACCTTGGTCCAGAGCTGGGTGGTGAAGACCGAGGAGTAGCTGACGGACTTGAACCAGAGCCAGTCCGTCCAGAACCCGGCGAACATGACGAACAGCAGGAACAGCACCGCGAGCACGCCCACCGTCAGCAGGAGCACCCGGGTGCGCCGTGAGGGCGGGCCGACTCTCGGCCGGAAGCCCGGTCCTGAGCGGTCGGGCATCTGGAACACCACGGTGGCACCTCGGCTGTGTCGTCTCGAATCGTTCGGTCCTCCATGCAACTTAATCAGTCTTTACCTGAGTTCCCAGGCTTTGCTGTCGGTTCGGTACCGGTTCCCCGGGCCGGGGCCCGGGGCCGCCGCCGGGCCGGGAGCGCCGGGCACCGGGGCAGCCCGCCTCGTGTGAGGATTGAGGCATGTCCGATGCTTCCAACACCCCGTCCGACGTCTCCAGCCTCCCCGCCGCCACCCCGCTGACCAGGGCCGCGCTGGAGATCGACGAGTACGCCTCCACTCTCGGCTGGGACCTCCCGGCCCGGCTCTTCGCCCTGGTGGACAGCGCCCAGCTGCGCAAGGCCGACCCCAAGCTGGCCAAGCAGCTCGGCCTGGCGGCCTCCGACGAGCCCGGCCTCACCCCGATCGAGCAGGACGAGCTGCCGGCCGGCATGGAGCTGGACAAGTTCCTCGGGACGATCGCCTGGCCCGACATGATCGCCGGCTGCGCGCTGGTGGTCGAGCGCCTGATGCTCCCGCCGGGCGCCGAGCAGAGCCGCCCGAAGAACGCCACCGAGGCCCAGCTCGCCGAGTGGGTGGCGAACCACCCCAAGCGCGAGGAGGTGCGGATCACCGCCGCCGTGCTGCGCGACGGCAAGCGTGAGACGGCGCTGCGGCTGCGCTCCAAGGACGTCGCGCGCGAGGTGCTGACCGGCCCCGACCTGGTGCCGGGCCTGACCGACGCACTGCTGGCCACCTTCGCCTGAGCCGCCCGGGCCCGAGCCTTACCCGGTGGCCTGCGCCTGGCGTGCCCGGGCTTCACCCCGCCTGTGCCTGACCCGCGCCGGGCGGCCGTGCGGACTCCTCGCGGCCGCCCGGCGCGGCGCTGCGCTCCGCCGGCCCGGGCGGCTGCGCCCGGCGGCTCAGCCCTTGCCGCAGGAGGGCAGCGCCGCGGTCTGCCCGGAGCGGACCTGCTCCAGCGACTTCAGCGCGCCGTCCAGGGTCTCCGCCTTGACCAGGGTGAGCCCGCTCGGGGTGGCCCCGGCGGCCTCGGCACAGTTGTCGGCCGGGGTGAAGAAGTACTGCGCGCCGGCGTCGCGGGCGGCGATCAGCTTCATCGCGATGCCGCCGATCGGCCCGACCTTGCCGTCGTCGGTGATCGTGCCGGTGCCGGCCACGAACTTGCCGGCGGTCAGGTCCTCGGGGGTCAGCTTGTCGATGATCCCGAGCGAGAACATCAGCCCGGCGCTGGGCCCGCCCACGTCCTGCAGGCCGATGTCGATCTGGAACGGGTACGTGTGCTTGGTGTCGGGGCCGATCCCGACGATCGCCCGGTCCCCGTCGGAGGCCTTGGCCGTGGTGACGGTGACGTCGGTCGGCTGCCCCTGGTCCGGCGCCGTGCTGTCCTTGCCGCGCGGGACGACGGTGAAGACCACGTTCTCGCCGGGCTTGTGCTTGGTGACCAGCTTGGCGACCTGGTCCTCCGCGGTCACCACGGTGCCGTCCACCGAGACGATCCGGTCGCCCGCGTGCAGCTTGCCGTCCGAGGGTCCGCCGGCCACCACCGAGGCCACGATCACCTCGCTGCCCATCGGGATGCCGAGCTCGCTCAGCGCGGCCGTCTTGGCGCTGTCCTCGGAGGAGGCGAACTCCTCGGCGTTCTGCTGCTGCGCTTCCTTGTCGGTCTGCCCGGGCGGGTAGACGTTCTCGTGCGGCACCACCAGGACGTCGCCGCGCAGCCAGCCGACCACCGCCGAGACCAGGCTCGGCTCGTACTTCGCGCCGGTCACCTGGACGGTCGTCATGTTGAGGTGGCCGGTGGTCGGGTACGACTCGTGGCCGGTGATGGTGATCACCGGCCGGCCCGTCTTGTCCTGCACACCGAGCGTGTTGTACGTCGGCCCGGGGCTCATCTCCGTGTACGGCACCTT
The sequence above is a segment of the Kitasatospora sp. NBC_00240 genome. Coding sequences within it:
- a CDS encoding PPA1309 family protein, with protein sequence MSDASNTPSDVSSLPAATPLTRAALEIDEYASTLGWDLPARLFALVDSAQLRKADPKLAKQLGLAASDEPGLTPIEQDELPAGMELDKFLGTIAWPDMIAGCALVVERLMLPPGAEQSRPKNATEAQLAEWVANHPKREEVRITAAVLRDGKRETALRLRSKDVAREVLTGPDLVPGLTDALLATFA
- a CDS encoding PDZ domain-containing protein; translation: MPRRSATMLAATLLLIALLCVSVLMKVPYTEMSPGPTYNTLGVQDKTGRPVITITGHESYPTTGHLNMTTVQVTGAKYEPSLVSAVVGWLRGDVLVVPHENVYPPGQTDKEAQQQNAEEFASSEDSAKTAALSELGIPMGSEVIVASVVAGGPSDGKLHAGDRIVSVDGTVVTAEDQVAKLVTKHKPGENVVFTVVPRGKDSTAPDQGQPTDVTVTTAKASDGDRAIVGIGPDTKHTYPFQIDIGLQDVGGPSAGLMFSLGIIDKLTPEDLTAGKFVAGTGTITDDGKVGPIGGIAMKLIAARDAGAQYFFTPADNCAEAAGATPSGLTLVKAETLDGALKSLEQVRSGQTAALPSCGKG